GCTGCGTGGAACTCGGCATGGCCCGCGCCCGCGGCGCCGACTGCTTCGGCGTGCAGACCGACTCGCGCCGCTTCGGCGGCACCGACTCCAACAACCTGATGATCGACTACTCGCTCAACGGCGGTATCGCCCACTCGATCGACGAGCTCAGCGCTCTGCTGCGCGCCCACCTCGACGCGCTTGCGCCCACCCACTGACCGAATCCCTCTGCTTGGCCTCACCACCGATCCGACAAGGAGCTCCGCCATGCCCCTGGGCATCAACCTCTGCTTCGCCGTCAAAAGGATGCCCGAACCGGAACGCTGGGCCGCCTTCGTCCGCGAAGACCTCGGCCTCGACCGGGTGCAGTTCACCTTCGACCTGCTCGACCCCTGGTGGCCCGACGAGCAGCGCGCCCGGCTGGCCCGCCGAGTTCGCGACGCCGCCGCGGCCCACAACCTGATCATCGACTCGTGCTTCGTCGGTCTGGCGCACTACGTGCCCAGCGGCCTGCTCGACCCGGACGCCGACGCCCGCGCCGCCGCCCTGACCTGGTGGCAACGCGCCATCGACCTCACCGCCGAACTCGGCGCTCCGGCCGTCGGCGGCCCGATGGGCACGATCAGCGAGGCCGACGCCGCCGACCCCGACCGCCGAGCCGACCGCCAGGACGAACTCGTCGACCACCTCGAACGACTCGCCCGCCGCGCCACCGAGGTCGGAGTGCGCGAGCTGCTGGTCGAGCCGACCCCGATCCTGCGGGAGTACCCGGCCTCCATCGACCACTGCCAGACCCTGCTGAACACATTGCGCGGGCGCGGGGTCGACAACGTGGGACTCACGCTGGACACCGGACACGCGCTGTTTAAGCGGCTGCACGGCGCCGACGCCGGGATCGAGAGCTGGATCCACAACCTCGGCCCGCGCATCCGGCAGATCCACCTGGACAACACCGACGGCCGCGGCGACCCGCACTGGGGCTGGCCGCACCCGCAGGGCACATTCGACGTCGGCGCACTCGCGACCTGCCTGACCGACAACGACCTGGCCGACATCTCGGTGATCCTGGAGGTCTACCCGCGGTTCGAGGACGACTCCGCCGAGGTGCTGAAGCTGATCACCAGCTCCGTCGAGCACTGCCGCGCCCGCTTCCCCGTTTCCACCGACACCCAGGTGGTCCGCAATGCTGCCGCTGGCTGACCTGTACCCGCGCGACCGGCTCGCGGTCGAGGTGTCGCTGTGGTCGGCCGACCTGGCCGATCTCGGCGCGGAGGTCGCCCGGCTGGCCCCCTACGCCGACGTCTTCCACATCGACGCCTCCGACACCCGGTTCGTGCCGAGTCCGCTGTTCTTCCCCGACCTCGTCGCGGCGCTGCGCTCGCACACACAGGTGCCGTTCCACGTCCACGTCATGGCCGAGCAGGCCCTGCCCTTGGTCGAGGACTTCGCCCGCGCCGGAGCGGACCTGCTGTCGGTACACGCGGAAGCCGACGACGTCGTCGCCGCCCTGCAAGCGGTCCGGGCACGGGGCGGTGCCGCCGGCCTCGCGCTGCGCCTGGACACGCCCGTCGACACGGTGGGGGCGTACCTCGACGACGTCGACTTCGTGGTTCTCATCGGCACGCCGTTGGGCACCAAGGGCACCGCGATGGACCCGGTCGCGCCGAACCGTGTCCGGCAGCTGAGGGCGCTGGCCGCCCGCACCGGCCGAGACCAGCTTCCGGTCATTGCCGACGGCGGCATCCGCGAGAACACCGTTCCCGATCTCGCCGACGCGGGCGCCGACGCTGTGGTCGTCGGGTCGTTGTTGTTGGGCAGCAAGGACCTCGCCGCCACTACCGCCTGGCTTCACCGCCGGCGGGGTGACGCGGCGGTCGACGGAGAGCGCGTCGAGGTGCGGACGTGACACAGGCGGCGGCGGATCCCTTGGAGGGTTGGGTGGTCAGCGTCGACCTGTGGGGGACGCTGATCACCTACGGCGATCGCGAGGCCGAAGCCGCCTGGCGGATTCGCGAGTTCGAGACCGTGCTCGTCGAGTTCGGCCACGACCTACCCGACGGCAAGGTCCGTGAAGCAATCCTCGCCGTGCGGGCGGAAACCCAGCGACGTCAACGCACGACCGGCGAACAACCTCCGGTGCGCGCCCAAGTCGAGCAGATGCTCACGGTCATGGGGCTGCCCCTGGACACGCGGCTGGTCGACACTCTGCTCGTCCCGCACACCCACGCGGTCCTGCGAGCCTGCCCCGACCTCATCCCCGGCGCGCACGGCGCCCTCTGGGCACTGAGGCAGGCCGGAGCTCGGCTCGTGCTGACCTCCAACACCCTGGCCACTCCGGCGTCGGTGTCCCGGCTCATCCTCGACGACCACGACCTGACCACCCTGTTCGACGACACCGTCTTCTCCTCCGACGTCGGGCTGGCCAAGCCTCGCCGGGAGATGTTCGCCGCGGTCGCCGCCGCCGCAGGCGCGGACCTCGACCGGGTCGTGCACGTCGGCAACAGCCTGACCACCGACATCCACGGCGCGCTGAACGCCGGATGTCGCGCGGTGCTGTTCAACCCGCGCGGAGAACCCTGCCCCGCCGGCGTGCGTGCCATCACCAGCCTCGACCAGATGCCGACCGCCGTCCTGGCCGCCTGCTCCTGAACCCGCCGATCCGAGGAACCCGCTTGATGATCACGCCGCTGGACATCCCCCCGGCCCGCGTCTCCCCGTGCCCGCTGCCGCCCGGCGGCCTGGACCTGCTCGTCGCGGCAGCAGCGCGCGAAGGCCGCGCTCGGCACCTGCGCGACCTGCTGACGGGCGCCGACGCCGACGGATCGGTCTACCTGGCCCACAGGGACGAGGCGCGCGCAACGCTCACTCGCGGCGTCGACCCGCAGCTCTACCTCGCCTATCGCGACATCGCCGCGCCCCGGCCCAAGACCAGCCAGCCGGCTGACGTCGCGGAAGGCACGCGTGCCTGGTTCGCCGACCTCGTTGTCTACACCGCGGCGAACCTCGGTCACGGTCCGGAACTCGGCCGGTCGCTCGGCCACTGGAACACCCCGGCCCAGGTCGAGATCTTCCAGTGCCTGTTCGGCAGGGTTCTCATGCTGCACACCAACATCGACGACGACGGCAACTCCACAATGGACTATCACGTGTGCGAGGCGGGTGATCACGTCGTCATCCCGTTCGGTGCCTGGCACCTGACCGTCGTGCTCGACGCGCCGGCGGCGGTGTTCAACATCTACACCGACGTCGCCGACCTGCTGGCCGGACACACCAGCCGGGAGGCGGCCGACAGCGACCTGAAGTACCGGGCGGCGCCTGCGCCCGAGCTGACCATCGCGCGCACGGCGTCGGAGATCGCCGCGGTCGGCTCCAGCCGCGAGCTCAGCGAACGACCTTTGCGGCGCGGCGAGTTCCCGAACTGGGCCGAGGCGCTGCTGATGCCCTCGGGGCTAGCCGCGCTCTACCGCCACGCCCCGGCCGCCGAACTGACCCGCTTGCAGGAGCACGCCGCGCATTTCGGCCGTCGCCCCGTCCCCGCGGCGGCGTCATGACCAGCTCGCGCAAGCGCCAACCTGCGCCGGCCGATGCCTCCTGTCCGATCCGGCCGCTGATCGGCTGTGCAGCACCCGCTCGCGCGACGCGCCGCTTCGTCCAGGGAGCGGCCAGCGTGACCCTGCGCGCCGACCGCAGCGAGCTGGTCAAGGACGCGGAGACCACGCTCTACTCCTACGCGCGCACCGGGACCGCAGCCAGCCGATGGACCGTCACTCTGCACACCGGCGTGTCCGTCGACCAGTCCGGCGCCGACGCCCTGTTCGCCGACGCCGAGGACCGCGACATCGGGCCGAACCTGAACGCCCGGTCGATCGACCTGCGCGGCGGCCGTGCGTTCTGGATCCGCGACCACGCCGCCCTCGTGCACCTCGACCACATGGCCGGGTCGGTCACCGTGCACGCCGGCAACCTGGACTCCGCGCGGTTCTTCGCCGTCCGACTTGTGCGGCAGGCCATGACCGCCCAACTTCTGGAGCACGACGCGGTCTATGCGCACACCGCCGCCCTCGTACGCGCCGACCACGGCCTGCTGATCGCCGGGCCGAAGGGCGCGGGCAAGACCACCACCCTCCTGAGCATCCTTCGGCTGATGGGCGGGGACTTCGTCACCAACGACCGGCTCCTGCTCCGCCGCGACGGCGACGGCACGGTCGGCTATGCCTGGCCGATGCATCTGCGCGCCACCGCCAGCACGCTGCGCGCCGTACCGGGGATGACCAGGTTCCTGCCCGCCGAACAGCAGCTAAACCGCCCTGCCGGCCCCGCGCCCAGCGGCAAGATCGCAATCGAGCCGGGCGAGCTACGGACTGTGCTGCCCGACATGCGGCTGCTCGGCGAGCTCCGCCCCACGCTGATGCTCTGGCCCTACCGCAGCGTCAGCGATCTCCCGGCCGAGCCGGTGCCGTCGGCCGAAGTCCGCGACGTCTTGGTACGCACCCAGTTCTTCATGCACGACCCGGTCACCCGCGCCACCTCGCACCGCAACCACTGGCTGCTGCCGCCCGACCGAGATCGGACCGCGCTCGCCCTCACCGCCGTCGCGGACCGGCTCGCTCGAACCGTGCCGTGTGTTCGGATCCCGGTCACCGACTCGCCCGCGGCGCTGGCAGCCCGCGTGGCCGGCCTGCTCGACCACGCCGCGGCCCGAGTGGCCGGGCCGGGTGGTCGGGGATGACCGACCGACGGGCAGGCCGCCTCGCCGAGGACGCCGTCCGGGCCTTGTGCTGGGGCACCGGCGCCGACAGCCACGAGACGATCGCCCGTGCCGTGGTCGCCGAACTGGGCGCGGTGCTTGAGCAATCAGTGCGGTCAAAGACGCTCTGCCTGCTGGCCGCGTACCTGCACGACCACCCCATTCCCGAGCTGGATCGCACGGTGAGGCGGTTCCTCGACAGCACGCTGCGCACCAACCGGTACAAGACCTACGCCTGCCGCGTGGCCGCGCTCGCCGACACCGCCGCGTTGCGCACCGCCGGCGTAGCCGCCGTAGTGCTCGGGGGGCTCAGCGTGGAGCACTCCCTCTACGCCAGCACCGGCGCCCGCCAGTTCAGTGACATCGATCTGCTCATCGCGCCCGGCGACACCGAACGC
Above is a window of Amycolatopsis sp. AA4 DNA encoding:
- a CDS encoding sugar phosphate isomerase/epimerase, whose product is MPLGINLCFAVKRMPEPERWAAFVREDLGLDRVQFTFDLLDPWWPDEQRARLARRVRDAAAAHNLIIDSCFVGLAHYVPSGLLDPDADARAAALTWWQRAIDLTAELGAPAVGGPMGTISEADAADPDRRADRQDELVDHLERLARRATEVGVRELLVEPTPILREYPASIDHCQTLLNTLRGRGVDNVGLTLDTGHALFKRLHGADAGIESWIHNLGPRIRQIHLDNTDGRGDPHWGWPHPQGTFDVGALATCLTDNDLADISVILEVYPRFEDDSAEVLKLITSSVEHCRARFPVSTDTQVVRNAAAG
- a CDS encoding ribulose-phosphate 3-epimerase; the protein is MLPLADLYPRDRLAVEVSLWSADLADLGAEVARLAPYADVFHIDASDTRFVPSPLFFPDLVAALRSHTQVPFHVHVMAEQALPLVEDFARAGADLLSVHAEADDVVAALQAVRARGGAAGLALRLDTPVDTVGAYLDDVDFVVLIGTPLGTKGTAMDPVAPNRVRQLRALAARTGRDQLPVIADGGIRENTVPDLADAGADAVVVGSLLLGSKDLAATTAWLHRRRGDAAVDGERVEVRT
- a CDS encoding HAD family hydrolase, with the translated sequence MTQAAADPLEGWVVSVDLWGTLITYGDREAEAAWRIREFETVLVEFGHDLPDGKVREAILAVRAETQRRQRTTGEQPPVRAQVEQMLTVMGLPLDTRLVDTLLVPHTHAVLRACPDLIPGAHGALWALRQAGARLVLTSNTLATPASVSRLILDDHDLTTLFDDTVFSSDVGLAKPRREMFAAVAAAAGADLDRVVHVGNSLTTDIHGALNAGCRAVLFNPRGEPCPAGVRAITSLDQMPTAVLAACS